The segment AAATATGTACGTACATATAGGCATATATGTATAAGGACTTTGTTTcttataaataataataaaatggaaaaaaaagactatATTTTATTAAGTTTTATAGTACCGTCATCATACCCGATAAGACACCAGTCACATTCTGCTAATGCTTTAATACGCCTATGTTCTCCTAACTTCAAACCATCTGCTTGTACATCAAATGATTTTAAAACTGTCATCGCGCCCACTTTGTAGttattgaattttgagCTGGATTCTGTATTTGTGCTGCTACCATTTGTTAAATCTCCCATAGAACTATCATTCACAACTACATTGTTTTTTGACTTCATGAAAGTATGCAGTACTTCCAAAGTATGTATATTTAAAACGACTGTTATACCAGACCAACTACTTACGAGTAAGTATTTGTCCGATATTTTATCAATGTGACTGATCTTCTTCAGAGGAAGACGAATTTTTGCTGGTTCACTTATTCTCAAAGTGCTTGCACACTTAATCAAAAGCGCACTATCTTTGAGATACTTCGGTGCAGGCTGTGAGCTTATTGACAATTTGTGTCTGGCTATGACATCATCTGTCGAACAACTATAAAGGGTATTCCCACTAACACACATATTTAGTATCGGGTTTGGATAATGATCATCAGAAACATGGACTACTTCAACTATATCCTTTTGAAGGTCTTCATCGAAAATTGTTGTGAATCCAATGATGAATCCATTTTCAAAACCTAAAAAAACGACATGATCTAACTTGACAAATCTCATTATAATACCAAATTTAGAGTCATTGGGAAGGTCtagaaaattttgttctttcaaGAATTTGGAGAAATTAATATTACTGAATGGTCTTTGTAGCTTGTATTTTGAGCCTTCTGCTATCTGGTAAATATCAATAGCTTCTGAATCATCAGTATGGCAACAAATTAACCTATAGCATCTACTATCCTTATTTGCTTTCACTTGGGCGTCCATGATAAAATTCGCAAAATTCAGTGTATTTATTGGCATTTCATAAAATTTACTCCATTTAAtatcttcctttttatcAAACTGATTCTGCTTTCTTACTAAATCTAAAGATTTTAGGACAGATGTTTCTAACCTATACATTCGTAACATGGAATCTTTACAAAGAATGCAGAGTACGGTAGTAGTAGTTCCCACCCACTCAAACGCTATGATGTGCGGGTGGCCTTCGATCTGTAAACATGTAATCGGTCTCTTCGTCACCAAATTCCACATGACAAAATAACCATTGCTATCACCAGATAGCAAAACTGGTATGTTTGAAAGTGATGTCAATCTAATAATCTGCAATGCTGTAATGCCTTTCTTATGATTACGTAAGGTAAAATCTGATAAAGTTAGCGATCTTTTGACACTTATCTCGTTGCTGAAGCTCCCCATTTCTTCTAAATTCTATTTTACTCCACCCTTATTTAAATCGCCCATGACATCTATTTAGGCATATGCTCAAATGTATAATACAGATCTTGATATCCTATTATTTCTGATTTACTCATTAGCGTTTCGTCTCAGCGTTTGTTTAAAAATCGAAAAATTTCGTTATAAATACACATAtcagaaaaagagaatcaTCACTCACAAAATATTCAACGCAATAAACACTGGTGTGGACGAGCTAGTGATAGAAAAGGGGAGAAGCAGACACATGATGATGACTAGGGAGAGCATAGATAAAAGAGCAGGAAGAAGGGGTCCTAATCTGAATATTGTGCTAACGTGCCCAGAGTGTAAGGTCTACCCACCAAAAATCGTTGAAAGATTTAGTGAAGGGGATGTCGTATGTGCTCTTTGTGGTTTGGTGCTATCAGATAAATTAGTTGATACTAGATCTGAGTGGAGAACATTTTCTAATGATGATCACAATGGTGATGACCCAAGTCGTGTTGGTGAAGCTTCAAATCCTCTTTTAGATGGAAATAACCTATCAACAAGGATCGGTAAGGGTGAAACCACGGACATGAGATTTACCAAAGAACTAAATAAGGCACAAGGGAAAAATGTAATGGATAAGAAGGATAACGAAGTACAAGCTGCGTTTGCTAAGATTACTATGCTGTGCGATGCAGCTGAGTTACCCAAGATAGTGAAAGATTGTGCTAAAGAGGCGTATAAACTTTGCCACGATGAAAGAGCATTGAAAGGAAAGTCGATGGAGAGTATAATGGCGGCGTCCATACTTATAGGTTGTAGGCGTGCTGAGGTGGCAAGGACATTTAAAGAAATCCAATCATTGATTCATGTCAAGACCAAAGAGTTTGGGAAAACTTTGAAcataatgaagaatataCTAAGGGGAAAGAGTGAAGATGGTTTCCTTAAGATTGATACTGATAATATGAGTGGCGCACAGAATCTTACTTACATACCTAGATTCTGTTCTCATTTGGGTTTACCAATGCAAGTCACCACCTCTGCTGAATATACTGCAAAGAAAtgtaaagaaatcaaagaaattgcAGGTAAATCCCCTATTACTATTGCTGTTGTTTCCATATATCTAAATATTCTGCTTTTTCAGATCCCTATTACCGCGGCCAAAGTTGGTCAAACTCTGCAAGTTACTGAAGGTACAATTAAATCTGGTTACAAGATACTTTATGAACATAGAGATAAACTTGTAGATCCACAACTTATTGCTAACGGTGTAGTATCTTTGGATAGCTTACCGGgagtggaaaaaaaataatgaggTAGTGAAACAATAAATCTATAAGACTAGGAAGCATGGGTATTCGTGCCAGAGTGTAAAGTATTGTTTCATGGCGACAGAACATATATTAACTCACTAGTTTAATACTTAAAAAGTATAAATGAACTCTTTATAATCTAactagtttttttttttagttttcgAATAAGTGGAAGTTAAACAAGTTATCtgaagtatatatataaatatatatatatatatatatatatacataatCAAATGGCGGTGTTTAACCCATACCGAATTGTTTTGCCATTTGTTGCATCTGTGGATCTtgcatcattttcatcatttcgTTCATATCAGGCATTCCTCCGCCCATTCCACCGCCCATTCCACTACCGCCAAACAtgttcatcatattttgcATTAGACCAGGATTTTGTTTCAGCTTTTGTTGTGCTTGTTGCATCATTTGTGGTGTTACCTTTGGCATACCAGGCATATTAGGCATACCGGGCATACCGGGCATATTAGGCATACCGGGCATACCGGGCATATTAGGCATACCGGGCATCCTAGCACTTCCACCAGGAGCACCTGGTTGTTGCTGTGTTGCCGTTTGTGCCATTCTCGCCATCATTTGCTGTTGCATCAGTATCATTTCTACTTCAAAAACGGAAGTACCCGAACCCTTAGCTACACGAACCATTCTTGTAGGTTCTTCGATAAACATCCTACCGTCAGATTCTAGTTCTTCTCTGGTCATGGAATCCAAAACATataccattttcttcatcttttgaGATGTTTCTTCCTCTCCTACCTGATTCATCATATTACTCATACCTGGTATCATCTGCGCTATATTTGATAATGGAcccattttcattattgtttGCATTTGCTTCTTGAAATCTAGCAAGGTGAACTTACCCTTTTGGATGTTTTCCATTGTGGCTTTCGCATCCTCCTTATTGGAAACAGTCTGCAATTGTTCAAAGAGACTTTCTATATCACCGATACCTAGTAGTTTGGATATGAATGATTTGGGTGAGAACTTTTCCAGGTCATGAATATGTTCACCAGTACCAATAAAGATGATCGGAGTATTCGTGGCCGCAACGGCCGAAATTGCACCACCACCTCTGGCATGACCGTCCATCTTAGTTAATATAATGGCACCAAAATCAGACGATTCTTTGAAAGCCTTGGATTGTTGCTCTGCAGCCTGACCGATAGAAGCATCCAAGACCATAATAGTTTGGTTAGGTTTGATGACATTAGATATCTCAATCATTTCTTGGAacagttcttcttcttgatgATGTCTACCAGAAGTATCAACGATAATGATatcaaacttttctttcttaaacTTGTTAATACCTTCTTCTGCAACTTTAGCAGGATCAGTTTCGGTATATGACCCGTAAAATGGAATTCTTGCCCTTATGGCATTTTGTTTCAATTGATCAAACGCACCAGCACGGAAAGTATCCGCACATACCAAACCCACCTTGAAACCTCTTTTCGAATAGTACACCGCTAACTTCGTACAGGAGGTAGTTTTACCTGAACCTTGCAGGCCGACAAACATGATGatgtttgtttttcttttcttgggCACAAAGGCCTTCTCTTCACTGCCTTCACAAGTGACCAGTTTACATAACTCATCAAACACCGTTTTCTGAATGAGTTTTTTAGTTTGTGCGTTTGTCGTTGACTTCTCACTACGGTTTTCACTCAGTAGCTGTGATCTTATATTATTTCGTAACTTAGAAACTAGGGCAATATTAACATCAGATTCCAATAAAGCAGTAACGATGCCCTTTAACATCAAATCTACGGATGTAGTAAAATCATCTTGTGTATTAGAAATCGCGCTATTCACAGCAGAATTGATTCGCTTCCCCAAATCAGCTAAAACCATCTTTAGTTGGACTTGCTGCTGtggtttcttttgattGCCACCCACATCTTTCCTATTCAACCACTTTTCACTATCTTTGTTTTACCAGTATTTTTTCACCTTGTTGACGTCTTTGTCGTTAGCGGTGATTTTTCGATACCGTAATGAACGAAAAGGTCATCATAATAAAACAGTATGCGAAGTTATTAAAGAATAGGAGGGTCCGTAATTTCTATTGCATAGAGCCCACAAATGGACTTGTGAACAATGGATAGTGTTTGGGATGATGTTAGAGTCGAAAAGAGCACAGTGGACGAGCCGGCAATTTCATCTAGTGCTCAGGAGAAACTCGCGTTAATAAAATCAACGTTGTTTAAGCTAGATCAAGAGGATAAATTGGAAAGCAATTCATGGGTACAACTAGTTAAACTTATCAGTGACGAGGATCGTGAAGAAGAGTTTACTACATTCAAGGAGTTATTGAGGAAGATCACAGACGTTAATGACAAATCAATCACGGGCGTCGCCTTAATTCATTATATTATTGTGTTTGATCGTGCAAACTACATTGAGTTGCTACATAATAACTTCTCTGGTGCAAAGCTAGATTTGAATCTTGTTGATAACGTTGTAGGCTACACACCATTGATGTGGAGTTTCAGTCTACAGAGGAGGAACTGTTGCTTAGAATTGTTCAACTCATTTGACGAGATAAACTTcaatatgaaaaataatgcaGGACTAACTGCTTGGGATATGGTTCCTCCGTATTCACCACTCTCGGAATTTTTGGAGCAAAACAATATGTTTCGATACCGTGATGAAAACCAACATGAAGTATCTCAAATTTCTCAACCCAAGGGCTCTTTTCTAATGACTGATGAAGACTCTACTACCAAGGAAACTTTTGATAATATCGACTTACAAGTGGCTGGTTTGACTTTGTCGTCTGAtgcaaatgaaaatttgtttCTGGATTCTCAAGACAAGAACGTAAATCATTCACAAGGACCAACAGCTTTCACTGATCCAATGTATACGGAGGATTATCACGGAGCCTTTGAGTATGACAAGTTATTGGCGGACCAATATTTGGAATTCTCCGATTTCGATATACCTCAAATTCTAAATCTACTGATATCTTTACCTCAAAAGGAACCTCACATGACAACATATCCCGCTGGCTTGATATATCAATGTATTAGGTATGCTGAtcataaaataaaatctaAATCACTGGTAGAATCGTTGATTAACTTATCGTtgacaaaaattttgaCCAGTGTTTCATCCAATGGGGCCGCAGGGTTAATATCAACAGAAGCTTCTTTGCAAGCTGGTGACATTGTATTGCAATCGTATTGGTTAAGTTGCCTCTCGTTTCTCTATTATTATCTCTGTAGAGATGAATCATTTTTTAAGAGGCATCCAAGTGTGCTACAAGAACTAATCAACACCATACACTCTATCATCATAGAGCTGACATCTTCCATACACTGCAGGTTACTTTCTCTGATAGATTCAACTTTACTAGCATACACCACCATTCAGGATGTTAGACAGACCCTGTACAAAAAAGACTggaatttcttcaagaagagaaagcaGGCCAAACTTTTattaaaggaaaagaatagaaaacAACTGAaggaacaaaagaaagagagtcatcaaaaatatcaagatcaagaaaatcGGAACGAACATGATCAACGAGATGAAAATAACTCGGATGAAAGAGTTTCCattaatgatgataacAAATCTAATACGTCGCTATTTTATgacaaagaaattttaCGGCATTTATATCCTCCATCGTTCGAAGAGCAGATGATACCCTCCCCACTAAAGATTGTTCAAATATTTGGTGCACTATCTTATGTTCTCAACTTACATCAAACTCACCCGATTTTTCAACAGCAATGCCTTTCTATATCTGTTAATTGGTTTGCTACAACTTTATTTAATAAAATCTTGaaggataaaaagaagagatcGTTGTCAAGGGCACATGCCATCCAGATCAGGTTAAATCTTT is part of the Saccharomyces mikatae IFO 1815 strain IFO1815 genome assembly, chromosome: 16 genome and harbors:
- the ASA1 gene encoding Asa1p (similar to Saccharomyces cerevisiae ASA1 (YPR085C); ancestral locus Anc_3.391), giving the protein MGSFSNEISVKRSLTLSDFTLRNHKKGITALQIIRLTSLSNIPVLLSGDSNGYFVMWNLVTKRPITCLQIEGHPHIIAFEWVGTTTTVLCILCKDSMLRMYRLETSVLKSLDLVRKQNQFDKKEDIKWSKFYEMPINTLNFANFIMDAQVKANKDSRCYRLICCHTDDSEAIDIYQIAEGSKYKLQRPFSNINFSKFLKEQNFLDLPNDSKFGIIMRFVKLDHVVFLGFENGFIIGFTTIFDEDLQKDIVEVVHVSDDHYPNPILNMCVSGNTLYSCSTDDVIARHKLSISSQPAPKYLKDSALLIKCASTLRISEPAKIRLPLKKISHIDKISDKYLLVSSWSGITVVLNIHTLEVLHTFMKSKNNVVVNDSSMGDLTNGSSTNTESSSKFNNYKVGAMTVLKSFDVQADGLKLGEHRRIKALAECDWCLIGYDDGTIKLNKI
- the SUA7 gene encoding transcription factor TFIIB (similar to Saccharomyces cerevisiae SUA7 (YPR086W); ancestral locus Anc_3.394), translating into MMTRESIDKRAGRRGPNLNIVLTCPECKVYPPKIVERFSEGDVVCALCGLVLSDKLVDTRSEWRTFSNDDHNGDDPSRVGEASNPLLDGNNLSTRIGKGETTDMRFTKELNKAQGKNVMDKKDNEVQAAFAKITMLCDAAELPKIVKDCAKEAYKLCHDERALKGKSMESIMAASILIGCRRAEVARTFKEIQSLIHVKTKEFGKTLNIMKNILRGKSEDGFLKIDTDNMSGAQNLTYIPRFCSHLGLPMQVTTSAEYTAKKCKEIKEIAGKSPITIAVVSIYLNILLFQIPITAAKVGQTLQVTEGTIKSGYKILYEHRDKLVDPQLIANGVVSLDSLPGVEKK
- the SRP54 gene encoding RNA-binding signal recognition particle subunit SRP54 (similar to Saccharomyces cerevisiae SRP54 (YPR088C); ancestral locus Anc_3.395) yields the protein MVLADLGKRINSAVNSAISNTQDDFTTSVDLMLKGIVTALLESDVNIALVSKLRNNIRSQLLSENRSEKSTTNAQTKKLIQKTVFDELCKLVTCEGSEEKAFVPKKRKTNIIMFVGLQGSGKTTSCTKLAVYYSKRGFKVGLVCADTFRAGAFDQLKQNAIRARIPFYGSYTETDPAKVAEEGINKFKKEKFDIIIVDTSGRHHQEEELFQEMIEISNVIKPNQTIMVLDASIGQAAEQQSKAFKESSDFGAIILTKMDGHARGGGAISAVAATNTPIIFIGTGEHIHDLEKFSPKSFISKLLGIGDIESLFEQLQTVSNKEDAKATMENIQKGKFTLLDFKKQMQTIMKMGPLSNIAQMIPGMSNMMNQVGEEETSQKMKKMVYVLDSMTREELESDGRMFIEEPTRMVRVAKGSGTSVFEVEMILMQQQMMARMAQTATQQQPGAPGGSARMPGMPNMPGMPGMPNMPGMPGMPNMPGMPKVTPQMMQQAQQKLKQNPGLMQNMMNMFGGSGMGGGMGGGMPDMNEMMKMMQDPQMQQMAKQFGMG
- the SMKI16G2470 gene encoding uncharacterized protein (similar to Saccharomyces cerevisiae YPR089W; ancestral locus Anc_3.398) codes for the protein MDSVWDDVRVEKSTVDEPAISSSAQEKLALIKSTLFKLDQEDKLESNSWVQLVKLISDEDREEEFTTFKELLRKITDVNDKSITGVALIHYIIVFDRANYIELLHNNFSGAKLDLNLVDNVVGYTPLMWSFSLQRRNCCLELFNSFDEINFNMKNNAGLTAWDMVPPYSPLSEFLEQNNMFRYRDENQHEVSQISQPKGSFLMTDEDSTTKETFDNIDLQVAGLTLSSDANENLFLDSQDKNVNHSQGPTAFTDPMYTEDYHGAFEYDKLLADQYLEFSDFDIPQILNLLISLPQKEPHMTTYPAGLIYQCIRYADHKIKSKSLVESLINLSLTKILTSVSSNGAAGLISTEASLQAGDIVLQSYWLSCLSFLYYYLCRDESFFKRHPSVLQELINTIHSIIIELTSSIHCRLLSLIDSTLLAYTTIQDVRQTLYKKDWNFFKKRKQAKLLLKEKNRKQLKEQKKESHQKYQDQENRNEHDQRDENNSDERVSINDDNKSNTSLFYDKEILRHLYPPSFEEQMIPSPLKIVQIFGALSYVLNLHQTHPIFQQQCLSISVNWFATTLFNKILKDKKKRSLSRAHAIQIRLNLSTLESWIQNNDFCVPKPLLIDDFMWQRFPMTLIRDVGEIDLSDPILRNVASYKPVGENNKDMIYDMSNSLFYYQPFHKIAQIHLEPVFQLLQWLQVATTLDSEESLISTMNLLPRITPVQLLKSMEKYSYELNENKFNSKLKKFLINKIKENKMNKSNAYLQEHEIPYLVLPTIPEMTDLYSKGPDSHSFQPFLPGSIQDDVYEIHDTNFKQRQNEPRISQSNLNTLNSSDDEDRQKDETQRSTEDVDVREALDFENSALNGRNDDYFQELNIPSSTAQRPAWSNNDDMEQNPW